The genomic stretch AGTTCTGTAAAAGTTAAAGGCTAAAAATGCCATTCCATATACACTTTAATTGAATTAATAAAGTCTTTGTGTAAATTCAGCCCACCAACCCAAGCCTAACCACCAGAGTTTTAACCATTATTATAAGGCTGTGCAATTTCAAAAAAGTGCTTAAACGCAAACCCAAAACAACAAAGTGTTTTTTAGAAGGTTGTTATAAATCAATAAGATAAGTGCTTAAACGCAAAACTAAGGTGCTAAATTAGCAAAATGTAGTAAATAGCATTATTCTTTAATTTTCTGCCAGAATCATTTGATTTTTTTGAATTTTGTTAATAATTTGTTAAGGTTTTTGTGTTATACAAAAATGTCCCATAACATATTTTATATTCTTATGCCTCCTCAACTTACAGAAAACAGACAAGAAATAATTTCTCCAATAAATTCTATTCCTCTAACCTCTGAAAAAATTGTTGCAGACCAGAATTTTTTGGCTGAGGTTCACGGGTTAAGTTCTAAACTAGCAACTATAACTGGAAATGAAAATGCATTAGCTGAATATTTAGGGTTACTTTCAAAATTTGCCAAATTTGCAGATGAAAGGATGTACCCTGTAAATGTAGCTTTAATGGGTAAAGAAGTTATTCACAATGATAAAACTAAAGGCAATGAATATCACCCAGAATCAAAAGAATTATTTGTAGATTACGCAAGAGAAAATTTAATTGGAATTGCAGCTAAAAAACAATTTGGTGGTGCTGAAATGCCAAAATCATTGATAGGCGGAGTTGCACTTGCTGGATTTAATGCAAACCCATCTTTTTACTTAAAAGAAATGGTTACTCAAGGGGCACTTAACCTTTTGCAAGTTGCATATGAAAAAGAAGCTAGCAATGAACAAAAACAAAAGATGATTAAAAATGTAATGTCTAAGCTTATCAGTGGTGAATACACAGGGGCAATGATATTAACAGAGCCTAAAACTGGTGCTAATTTAGGTAATAATATGGAATGCACAGCTCAAATAGCGGAAGGTTCCGACAGCGCAATAGTTAATGGAGAAAAGAAATATATTACAGGTTTAACAACAGGCGGAATTGATAGTGTAAAAAATGCAATTGGATTAGTTGTTTCAGCGACTAGAGATGAAACAGGAAAATTGTTACTAGATACAAAAGGGAAAACTCAGGTAAGCGTTACTATTGTTCCAATTTATAAAATAGATGAAAAAGGAGAAACTATTTTAGAAAATGGTCAACCAATACCCAATAATGTTGTTACAAGTCATTTCTTTTATAAACCAGGTATTGAAAACCAAATTTTACAACATCATAATTTTCAGGGTAGCGAAGGCATATTACTAGGTGAAAGAGGGAATGGCTGGCCTATGATGTTTGGAATTATGGATCCTGCTAGGCATGAAGTTGGAACGCAGGCAGTTGCACATATTTATTCTGCACTTGAACTAGCAAAAAACTATACTGCTAATCGTGGCTTGGAGATGCGAGATTCTCAGCCTTATGCAGAATATCCAGCTGTGGCCGCTACAATCAATAAGCTTAGAGCATTTGCTGAAACTGGTGCGAGCGTGTTAATGGATGTTGGCTTAAATATGGATTATGCCAATATACCAAATAGCAAAATCCCTGCTAATAATAGCTCTCAAAGAACAGAATTACTAGAAAGGCAAGCAAAAGCACAAGGCTTAATAAAAATAGAGACACCTTTTGTAAAAGCATATTTCACCAGAGCTGCAAAAAAGTTAATGGTAGATGCAACTCAA from Rickettsiales bacterium encodes the following:
- a CDS encoding acyl-CoA dehydrogenase family protein, encoding MPPQLTENRQEIISPINSIPLTSEKIVADQNFLAEVHGLSSKLATITGNENALAEYLGLLSKFAKFADERMYPVNVALMGKEVIHNDKTKGNEYHPESKELFVDYARENLIGIAAKKQFGGAEMPKSLIGGVALAGFNANPSFYLKEMVTQGALNLLQVAYEKEASNEQKQKMIKNVMSKLISGEYTGAMILTEPKTGANLGNNMECTAQIAEGSDSAIVNGEKKYITGLTTGGIDSVKNAIGLVVSATRDETGKLLLDTKGKTQVSVTIVPIYKIDEKGETILENGQPIPNNVVTSHFFYKPGIENQILQHHNFQGSEGILLGERGNGWPMMFGIMDPARHEVGTQAVAHIYSALELAKNYTANRGLEMRDSQPYAEYPAVAATINKLRAFAETGASVLMDVGLNMDYANIPNSKIPANNSSQRTELLERQAKAQGLIKIETPFVKAYFTRAAKKLMVDATQVMGSDGYTSKQLEKLRNNLEPTPIYEGPNEMMAKQIVSQQYKFIDGFIEQANDFLFSKEVTQNVNVQNLLDVRAAVRDLSEANKWLGEQRILLKSEDPTIAELAAKKIAAASDMFLDLMGAVYMGKEAVKTINYIQEIKSKNNGVISEDLQDRLKIAEAAIHHFINERPSLRKMQEEYKYAEPTFDVKKLIALNKEKLNISSASQAVEPIKQKGA